The following proteins are encoded in a genomic region of bacterium:
- a CDS encoding alpha-amylase/4-alpha-glucanotransferase domain-containing protein — protein sequence MRRINFAFGVHLHQPLGNFDHVFESAYERSYLPFMEMIERFEQVKVSVHVTGTLWEWLESHHADFLDLLRRLCDRGQVEMLGGGFYEPLLSVIPPWNQKAQIELMSQRIEQRFSIRPAGMWVAERVWEPQLASIIGRAGIKYVVLDDYHFNAAGLPTSELFGYFMTEDAGERLAVFPISEKLRYQMPFSQPHEPVEFLESMASSDGSRLLVMFDDCEKFGVWPETHKWVFKEKWLERFLIMLSESDCIRTVTPSEYMSSFEPRGRVYLPTCSYHEMGEWTLPTEPALVYGELIDRLKHENSLDRYKPFVRGGFWRGFLAKYSESNYMHKRMWHVSAQVHGAAVPDALREQAEADLMRAQCNCAYWHGVFGGLYLPHLRFAIYQKLIEAESAVQRAQRGDAGWVSLSTEDINSDGLDEVIVENPNLACVFSPVGGGMVELDCRRSFVNVLDTLSRRKEAYHAHLGSPEDSSAERDHASIHDRRYEASERILSRLNYDWHPKWSFLEHFLPIGTDLAQLRDSKYRDLGDFITSTYDIETTCSETTAVAKFRRRGALYAGHLPQPMSLSKTFTVRGASGRIVCDYCLDYAGQESFDAIFAVEFSFACYGGSDDCHFCRSGDDWQSLAETARPKRVSALRLSDPHRGFEIVLSFDVKGDIFRFPLETVSQSESGFELIKQATTVVVQWPLRFSSGERVERRIELALRPV from the coding sequence ATGAGAAGGATAAACTTCGCGTTTGGCGTTCATTTGCATCAGCCGCTTGGCAACTTCGATCACGTCTTCGAGTCGGCCTACGAGCGTTCATATTTGCCGTTCATGGAGATGATCGAGCGTTTTGAGCAGGTCAAGGTCTCTGTGCACGTGACCGGGACGCTCTGGGAGTGGCTCGAGTCGCACCATGCAGATTTTCTCGACCTTCTGAGAAGGCTCTGCGACCGGGGCCAGGTGGAGATGCTGGGCGGCGGCTTCTACGAGCCGCTCCTATCCGTCATTCCGCCCTGGAACCAGAAAGCACAGATAGAGCTGATGAGCCAGCGGATCGAGCAGCGCTTCTCGATTCGGCCGGCGGGGATGTGGGTGGCAGAGCGTGTGTGGGAGCCGCAGCTTGCCTCGATTATCGGACGGGCCGGGATCAAATACGTGGTCCTCGATGACTATCATTTCAACGCGGCAGGTCTGCCGACGTCGGAGCTGTTCGGCTATTTTATGACTGAGGATGCGGGCGAGCGACTTGCGGTGTTTCCGATCTCGGAGAAGCTTCGCTATCAGATGCCGTTCTCACAGCCTCATGAGCCGGTGGAGTTTTTAGAGAGCATGGCATCTAGCGACGGTTCGCGGCTATTGGTCATGTTCGACGACTGTGAGAAGTTCGGGGTTTGGCCTGAGACGCACAAGTGGGTGTTCAAGGAGAAATGGCTAGAGAGGTTTCTCATAATGCTATCGGAATCGGACTGCATTCGCACGGTAACGCCGTCCGAGTACATGAGCTCGTTCGAGCCGCGGGGCCGGGTCTATCTGCCAACTTGCTCCTATCACGAGATGGGCGAGTGGACTTTGCCGACCGAGCCGGCGCTGGTTTACGGCGAGCTCATAGATCGGCTCAAGCACGAGAACAGCCTCGACCGCTATAAGCCGTTCGTTCGTGGTGGATTCTGGCGAGGCTTTTTGGCGAAGTATTCCGAGAGCAATTACATGCACAAGCGGATGTGGCACGTGAGCGCTCAGGTTCATGGTGCGGCGGTTCCAGACGCACTGCGCGAGCAGGCCGAGGCGGACCTAATGCGTGCCCAGTGCAACTGTGCTTATTGGCACGGCGTGTTTGGAGGTCTATATCTTCCGCATCTGAGGTTCGCAATATATCAAAAACTGATCGAGGCAGAATCGGCGGTCCAGCGCGCGCAGCGCGGCGACGCGGGGTGGGTTTCGCTGTCCACGGAGGACATCAATTCTGACGGCCTTGACGAGGTGATTGTTGAGAACCCCAACCTTGCGTGTGTTTTCTCGCCCGTCGGCGGCGGCATGGTTGAGCTGGACTGCCGGCGCTCGTTTGTGAACGTTTTGGACACGCTCTCGCGACGGAAGGAGGCATATCACGCTCATCTTGGCAGCCCTGAAGACTCGTCGGCGGAGCGCGACCACGCCTCGATCCACGACCGGCGTTATGAGGCGAGCGAGCGCATCCTGAGTCGGCTCAACTACGACTGGCATCCAAAATGGTCATTTTTGGAGCATTTTTTGCCGATTGGCACAGACCTTGCGCAGCTACGTGATAGCAAGTACAGAGATTTGGGCGACTTTATCACGAGCACTTATGACATTGAGACAACCTGCTCGGAGACGACAGCGGTCGCGAAGTTCAGGCGGCGAGGCGCTCTTTACGCGGGGCATTTGCCACAGCCAATGAGTTTAAGCAAGACCTTTACGGTGAGAGGCGCCTCGGGGCGGATAGTGTGCGACTACTGTTTAGACTATGCTGGACAGGAGAGTTTTGATGCCATATTTGCTGTGGAGTTTTCATTTGCGTGTTATGGGGGCAGCGACGATTGCCACTTTTGCCGTAGCGGTGATGATTGGCAGTCGCTTGCCGAGACGGCGAGGCCTAAACGCGTCAGCGCGCTTCGACTTAGCGACCCCCATCGCGGGTTCGAGATTGTTTTGTCCTTTGATGTTAAGGGAGATATTTTCAGGTTCCCGCTCGAGACAGTCTCTCAGTCGGAGAGCGGTTTTGAGTTGATAAAACAAGCGACAACTGTTGTAGTGCAGTGGCCATTGAGGTTTTCGAGCGGCGAGCGCGTGGAGCGCAGGATAGAGCTTGCGCTCAGGCCGGTTTAG
- a CDS encoding PQQ-binding-like beta-propeller repeat protein: MVWRKRSEPPVKLFAVCFMTVVLCGCLAGAAFGHISTSHCAWTIEEGRQGRARCGFSTGPGCPNVMYSRGMLEGLAFGGIGPEDRLLLTAGFLQDNLVLLLRPDGSTDLRLPLPYTDPNWSGFCGRATDDDHIYLCNSNSGTRDDVLSCRRLDGSEVWNTTVRASIVVPVHHRGLAVLADWRTEDQGLMKVFDEHGNLVSEDVLKHCPYIAAFNADGIATWAYYTWEAVPGGGFEAEWFCASELNPDGVSIHSAYFPSYETYPAWGGYYTKVNQLGNVFVAAKKKVAVFADASLEAKLWEYTPDGFTVWENACGDPFGGWYVVHALPESDNDWFRELKLLRIDPDGTPAWDKSMGRPWITMGTHSVCKCDAAGNVYYAFQGEVISLDPDGTERWRMTFPEDDMDVLALDSSGTVYVRGHTDRTSIFDQTTLLALSDHKPHHSRVRVKMPEREAGDVYQPGEEVIVLLQPYNFGEDEVVDGYLAVILPNGAISYYTSSGFRASPTPWFPNVYLPNSYEMIDAPLFLGAIPEGAPEGTYTIIAGFTTPGTLTPVDELFPLTFQVVGR; encoded by the coding sequence ATGGTTTGGCGAAAAAGGAGTGAACCACCCGTGAAGCTCTTCGCGGTATGTTTCATGACAGTGGTGCTGTGCGGCTGTTTGGCCGGTGCGGCCTTTGGACACATATCGACCTCACACTGCGCCTGGACTATCGAAGAGGGACGGCAAGGTAGGGCGCGCTGCGGATTTAGCACAGGGCCTGGATGCCCCAACGTCATGTATTCGAGGGGGATGCTAGAGGGGCTTGCATTCGGCGGCATCGGCCCCGAGGACAGACTCTTGCTCACCGCGGGCTTTTTACAAGACAACCTCGTGCTTCTGCTACGTCCTGACGGGTCCACAGACCTAAGACTTCCGCTGCCCTACACCGACCCCAATTGGTCCGGCTTCTGTGGCCGCGCAACCGATGATGATCACATCTACTTATGTAACTCCAATAGCGGGACCAGAGATGATGTACTGTCTTGCCGGCGCCTTGACGGGTCAGAGGTATGGAATACGACAGTTCGCGCTAGCATCGTTGTTCCCGTGCACCACAGAGGACTGGCGGTTCTTGCCGACTGGAGAACTGAGGACCAGGGGCTAATGAAGGTCTTTGATGAACATGGGAACCTGGTCTCAGAAGACGTGCTGAAGCATTGCCCGTATATCGCTGCGTTCAATGCAGACGGTATAGCCACGTGGGCATATTATACCTGGGAGGCGGTGCCTGGTGGTGGTTTTGAGGCAGAATGGTTCTGTGCTTCTGAGCTGAATCCAGACGGCGTCTCGATTCATTCGGCATACTTCCCGTCCTACGAGACGTACCCCGCGTGGGGCGGCTACTACACAAAGGTGAATCAACTGGGAAATGTCTTCGTCGCCGCGAAGAAGAAAGTGGCCGTGTTTGCCGATGCTAGCCTAGAGGCGAAGCTCTGGGAATACACGCCCGATGGATTCACTGTTTGGGAGAACGCGTGCGGAGACCCATTCGGCGGTTGGTATGTCGTGCATGCATTGCCGGAAAGCGATAATGACTGGTTCCGCGAGCTTAAGCTTCTAAGAATCGACCCGGACGGGACCCCCGCTTGGGATAAGAGCATGGGCCGACCATGGATCACTATGGGTACCCACAGTGTATGCAAGTGCGATGCAGCGGGGAACGTCTATTATGCATTCCAGGGCGAGGTTATCTCGCTTGATCCCGACGGCACAGAACGCTGGCGCATGACATTCCCTGAAGATGACATGGATGTCCTGGCTCTTGATTCATCTGGGACAGTATATGTGAGAGGGCACACTGATCGAACGAGCATTTTCGATCAAACGACGCTTCTCGCGTTATCCGATCACAAGCCACACCACTCGCGGGTGCGGGTCAAGATGCCGGAGCGGGAGGCGGGGGACGTTTATCAGCCCGGTGAGGAGGTTATTGTGCTGCTCCAGCCGTATAACTTTGGGGAGGATGAGGTTGTGGATGGCTACCTGGCGGTCATCCTGCCGAACGGGGCAATCTCCTACTACACATCCTCGGGCTTTCGCGCCTCGCCGACGCCCTGGTTCCCGAACGTCTATTTGCCGAACAGCTACGAGATGATCGACGCGCCGCTTTTCCTCGGCGCCATCCCCGAAGGCGCACCAGAGGGCACATACACCATCATCGCCGGCTTCACAACGCCCGGCACGCTGACGCCCGTCGATGAGCTCTTCCCCCTCACCTTTCAGGTGGTTGGCCGTTGA
- a CDS encoding DUF1565 domain-containing protein, with protein MKLRVFGLIIVTIALLTMLPGAARAAPQVFIKTDSESYKAGDTVEVSLAGHNDGGGMSVDVYVGLLTPEGALYTLAWDGWCEGVKGPWAPGFWFPRLAQPQRTPFFWFTVPCEMPPINEPGEFFFLAALTRADTADLLSNIALAAFMVGMPQASDYYVDVEIGDDANYGSEEAPWQSIRHALYSVESLQEAPVAIHVAPGTYFWATGEAFPLRMKSWVSLVAEGPGTTIDAEEYGTSVIACEDVQGVTIRGFTITGGGPASYGGLMGVKFGGGIFCRDSSVLIADNTIRENSAGWGACGGGGAGIYCTGGSPAIVGNLILRNTAEPSCAAEGGGILCENSAAIIANNTIVGNTACFGGGIATWDYQNAGPPQIFNNTIVDNIGYGSGISCSGVDAAVVDCIVWGTNDLVLYGVSASYCCIKGGYPGEGNIDQDPMLVADSPWPGWTGWKRYLDPASPCIDAGSRSAEEAGLSRMTTQEDGTPDTGRVDMGVHYPIP; from the coding sequence ATGAAGCTACGTGTTTTCGGGTTAATTATCGTCACCATTGCGCTTTTGACAATGTTGCCGGGGGCGGCCAGGGCGGCGCCTCAGGTATTCATCAAAACCGACAGCGAGAGCTACAAGGCGGGGGATACGGTTGAGGTGAGCCTGGCCGGTCATAACGACGGCGGGGGCATGTCCGTTGACGTCTATGTCGGCCTGTTGACGCCCGAAGGCGCGCTCTACACGCTTGCATGGGACGGCTGGTGCGAGGGCGTCAAGGGCCCTTGGGCCCCCGGCTTCTGGTTCCCCCGTCTAGCGCAGCCGCAGCGAACGCCGTTTTTCTGGTTCACCGTGCCGTGCGAGATGCCGCCGATAAACGAACCTGGCGAGTTCTTTTTTCTTGCGGCCTTGACCCGGGCTGACACGGCGGACCTGCTCAGCAACATAGCCCTCGCAGCGTTCATGGTCGGGATGCCTCAGGCTTCGGACTACTACGTTGACGTAGAGATTGGCGATGATGCGAACTACGGCTCCGAGGAAGCGCCTTGGCAGTCAATCAGGCATGCTTTGTATTCGGTGGAAAGCCTACAAGAGGCCCCTGTGGCGATTCATGTCGCCCCTGGGACCTATTTTTGGGCCACCGGCGAGGCTTTCCCGCTGAGGATGAAGAGCTGGGTCTCACTTGTCGCTGAAGGGCCTGGGACAACAATTGATGCGGAGGAATATGGGACCAGCGTCATCGCGTGCGAGGATGTGCAAGGTGTGACAATTCGTGGATTTACTATTACGGGCGGCGGCCCTGCATCCTATGGTGGTTTGATGGGGGTCAAGTTTGGCGGAGGGATATTCTGCCGCGACAGCTCCGTTCTAATTGCAGATAACACGATAAGAGAGAACAGCGCAGGGTGGGGTGCTTGTGGGGGCGGCGGCGCGGGGATATACTGCACTGGCGGCTCGCCCGCCATTGTAGGCAACCTGATCCTCCGAAACACCGCGGAGCCGTCGTGTGCAGCCGAAGGAGGCGGTATCCTCTGCGAGAACAGCGCGGCGATTATCGCGAACAACACAATTGTGGGGAACACCGCGTGCTTTGGGGGCGGGATCGCGACTTGGGACTATCAGAATGCTGGGCCGCCTCAGATATTCAACAACACCATCGTGGACAACATCGGATACGGGTCAGGGATTTCTTGTAGTGGCGTCGATGCGGCGGTGGTCGATTGCATTGTGTGGGGGACAAACGACCTGGTCCTCTATGGTGTATCTGCCAGCTACTGCTGCATAAAGGGCGGTTATCCTGGCGAGGGCAACATCGATCAGGACCCGATGCTTGTAGCCGACTCGCCGTGGCCTGGATGGACTGGGTGGAAGCGCTATCTTGATCCCGCAAGCCCGTGCATCGACGCGGGAAGCAGGTCCGCGGAGGAGGCCGGCCTCTCACGCATGACAACGCAAGAAGATGGGACACCGGACACCGGTAGGGTGGACATGGGAGTCCATTATCCGATTCCGTGA
- the fusA gene encoding elongation factor G gives MKDYDVAKIRNIVLCGHGDTGKTSLAEALLFNSGKTTRLGKVEDGTTVMDDAPEEIERGISISSSFSFFESKDTRVNLVDTPGYADFIMDAKSPIKVSEGAIIVLCGVAGVEVQAQRVWDFCEQYGTRRMIFVNKMGRERADLEQAVDSIKKFLTEKIVVLDLPIGHEAGFKGVIDLVEMKALMYERDGSGKSKKADIPDEYADQAAKYREKMVEAIVSTDDALLERYLEEKSISGSELMEALARAVKEGALVPVLCGSAKQNIGVDVLSRMAMTLLPSPLDSPPVIANDASSGNEVEVKIDPKGPLAAFVFKTIADPYAGKLSVMKVYSGALSSDSTVYNSNQRRKERIGQLIYLEGKGHAICPLAKAGDMVAVAKLKETTTGDTLCDENEKVIFPPIKYPEPMISFAIEPKSKVDEEKISSAVSRLMEEDPTMKSRRDPDTKELVISGSGQLHVEVIVGRMKRKFGVEVNLKAPKVPYHETIRKKVKAQGKYKKQTGGRGQYGDCWVELEPLPRGTGFEFVDRIVGGVIPRQYIPAVEKGVIGAMDKGVLAGYPVVDLRVTVYDGSFHAVDSSEMAFKIAGSMAFKKAAADASPVLLEPIVELEVVVPEESMGDVIGDLSSRRGKVIGTETIAGRQVIKAIAPLAELSKYAPDLRSLTGGRGSYTMQFSSYEPVPTIISEKIIAQSQQAEE, from the coding sequence ATGAAGGACTACGACGTAGCAAAGATTCGCAATATCGTTCTATGTGGACATGGCGATACCGGGAAAACGTCCCTGGCCGAGGCGCTTCTTTTCAACAGTGGTAAGACCACGCGGCTGGGGAAGGTCGAGGACGGGACGACCGTCATGGATGATGCCCCGGAGGAGATTGAGCGTGGCATATCTATTTCAAGTTCGTTCTCGTTCTTTGAGAGCAAGGATACTCGGGTGAACCTGGTAGATACGCCGGGCTATGCCGACTTTATCATGGACGCCAAGAGCCCTATCAAGGTGAGCGAGGGCGCCATAATAGTGTTGTGCGGTGTGGCGGGCGTGGAGGTTCAGGCCCAGCGGGTTTGGGATTTCTGCGAGCAGTACGGCACGCGCAGGATGATTTTTGTGAACAAGATGGGTCGTGAAAGAGCGGACCTCGAGCAAGCGGTCGATTCGATAAAGAAGTTTCTTACCGAGAAGATCGTGGTATTGGACCTTCCTATTGGCCATGAGGCAGGTTTCAAGGGGGTTATAGACCTGGTCGAGATGAAGGCTCTTATGTATGAGCGTGATGGTTCTGGCAAGAGCAAGAAGGCAGACATCCCGGATGAGTATGCCGACCAGGCCGCCAAGTATCGCGAGAAAATGGTTGAGGCGATCGTCTCGACGGACGATGCGCTCCTGGAGCGGTATCTTGAGGAGAAGAGCATCTCGGGTAGCGAGCTAATGGAGGCCTTGGCGAGGGCCGTGAAGGAGGGAGCGTTGGTCCCGGTGCTCTGCGGATCGGCAAAGCAGAACATCGGCGTTGATGTTTTGAGTAGGATGGCAATGACCTTGCTGCCTTCGCCGTTAGATTCGCCGCCGGTGATTGCGAACGATGCTTCGAGCGGCAATGAGGTGGAGGTGAAGATCGATCCTAAAGGGCCGCTTGCGGCGTTTGTCTTCAAGACGATAGCCGACCCTTATGCGGGGAAGTTATCAGTGATGAAGGTCTATTCGGGTGCGCTTTCGTCAGACAGCACGGTGTATAACTCCAACCAGAGGCGTAAGGAGCGCATCGGTCAGCTCATCTACCTTGAGGGCAAAGGACACGCGATATGTCCACTTGCGAAGGCGGGAGACATGGTTGCCGTTGCGAAGCTGAAGGAGACGACCACCGGAGATACTCTCTGCGACGAGAACGAGAAGGTTATCTTCCCCCCCATTAAGTATCCGGAGCCGATGATCTCCTTCGCCATTGAGCCAAAGTCGAAAGTGGACGAGGAGAAGATCTCAAGTGCCGTTTCTCGGCTGATGGAGGAGGACCCCACGATGAAGTCGCGGCGGGACCCCGACACGAAGGAGCTCGTCATTTCGGGTTCTGGGCAGCTTCATGTGGAAGTGATCGTGGGCAGGATGAAGCGGAAGTTTGGCGTTGAGGTGAATCTCAAGGCCCCGAAGGTCCCTTACCACGAGACTATCCGTAAGAAGGTCAAGGCGCAAGGGAAGTACAAGAAGCAGACCGGTGGACGTGGGCAATATGGCGACTGTTGGGTGGAGCTCGAGCCGCTGCCAAGGGGCACTGGCTTCGAGTTCGTGGATAGGATAGTGGGCGGCGTGATACCGAGGCAGTATATCCCAGCGGTCGAGAAGGGCGTCATCGGCGCGATGGATAAGGGCGTCCTTGCAGGCTATCCTGTGGTTGATCTGCGAGTTACGGTTTATGATGGTTCGTTCCACGCGGTCGATTCTTCGGAGATGGCATTCAAGATAGCGGGGTCGATGGCGTTCAAGAAGGCTGCGGCAGATGCTAGCCCTGTCCTATTGGAACCGATCGTGGAGCTGGAGGTGGTAGTGCCCGAGGAATCGATGGGGGACGTGATTGGCGACCTGAGCTCGAGACGCGGCAAGGTCATAGGGACAGAGACCATCGCTGGCAGGCAGGTGATCAAGGCGATTGCGCCTCTTGCGGAGCTGTCCAAGTATGCCCCCGACTTGAGGTCTCTGACCGGCGGACGAGGGAGCTACACGATGCAGTTCTCAAGCTACGAGCCGGTTCCAACAATTATCAGCGAGAAGATTATCGCGCAGTCGCAACAAGCAGAGGAGTAG
- a CDS encoding radical SAM protein, translating into MRSGANLLGNIIRAVNCQLARRGIARPGLPITLTFSVTNRCQSRCKTCLIWKFHENRPELVQKELSLDEIERVFKGMGTIAFFNISGGEPFLRDDLPNIVALALAHLRPSIVHIPTNALMPGRIERQVSEMLEHISQKSPGVKLSVKPSLDGLREHHDEIRGVPGNFDKVIETIKRLRPLSDRFPQFVLEVGTVISRLNMDSIEAIASFVHSLGIESYRSELAETRTELANKDADITPSPDDYERAINVFKRHTIEGLKGKRRYTRMLEAMRLVYYGLALRTLREQRQVIPCYAGISNAHLDPYGELWACCTMAGDASLGNVRETGYDFWRIWHSRQADEVRASIRRGECFCPLANQAYSNIILSPTWLLKTATTFVRYAALR; encoded by the coding sequence ATGCGATCAGGCGCGAACCTTCTGGGCAACATCATCAGGGCCGTCAACTGCCAGCTCGCCAGGCGAGGCATCGCGAGGCCCGGACTGCCGATAACTCTCACGTTTTCCGTTACCAACCGCTGCCAGTCGCGCTGCAAGACCTGCCTGATATGGAAGTTCCACGAGAACCGGCCTGAACTAGTTCAGAAAGAGCTCTCGCTCGATGAGATCGAGAGGGTCTTCAAGGGGATGGGCACAATAGCATTCTTCAATATCAGCGGCGGCGAGCCGTTCCTTCGCGACGATTTGCCCAATATCGTGGCGCTCGCGCTTGCCCACCTTCGCCCCAGCATCGTCCACATCCCGACCAACGCCCTTATGCCCGGACGAATCGAGCGCCAGGTGAGCGAGATGCTCGAGCACATCAGCCAGAAAAGCCCAGGCGTCAAGCTGTCGGTCAAACCATCCCTGGACGGCCTCCGCGAGCACCATGACGAGATAAGAGGCGTGCCCGGCAACTTCGACAAAGTCATTGAGACAATAAAACGACTCAGACCACTATCCGACCGCTTCCCGCAGTTCGTGCTGGAAGTCGGCACGGTCATCTCGCGGCTCAACATGGACAGCATCGAGGCGATCGCCTCGTTCGTCCACTCGCTTGGCATCGAGAGCTATCGCAGCGAGCTCGCCGAGACCAGAACCGAGCTCGCCAACAAGGACGCTGACATAACGCCCTCGCCAGATGACTATGAGCGGGCGATAAATGTGTTCAAAAGGCACACCATCGAAGGCCTCAAGGGCAAAAGGCGATATACCAGGATGCTCGAGGCGATGCGCCTCGTCTATTACGGCCTTGCCCTCAGGACGCTCCGTGAGCAGAGGCAGGTCATCCCATGCTACGCCGGTATCTCAAACGCCCATCTGGACCCTTACGGCGAACTGTGGGCATGCTGCACGATGGCCGGCGACGCCTCGCTCGGCAACGTCCGTGAGACAGGTTACGACTTCTGGAGAATATGGCACTCGAGGCAAGCCGACGAGGTCAGGGCATCCATCCGACGAGGCGAGTGCTTCTGCCCCCTCGCCAATCAGGCTTACTCCAACATCATCCTCAGCCCGACCTGGCTGCTGAAGACAGCCACCACGTTCGTCCGCTACGCTGCGCTTAGGTAG
- a CDS encoding TolC family protein produces the protein MNRKILRISDGKAGRYLPAFSFGLMRCCLAVLCVLLGANLTADAKSEKEVGNGQILPPQSPGEALHLSLQDCLDIALRENLGLMNQKDSVLTTRSQLAIEKNSFQPNLGTTYTGSIYNSHLVQDYENFASLSLAQRHKYGGGFSLTSSLDWTEHTADYYTEAASMLDLDTSSYRSQFRSSLALSVSQQLLKGAFWHAATAPLRQAKFDVAIARMDLQDQILDLSLSVKQAFYTVLKSQKYVAEMVSALAASEEDVKIAQLRLTEGLSSRLDYSRAELAHVNRQRDLATAKKGFQSAIDGLVEIMGLKIGTEVLPVSNVSAKRVPIQIEQCVETALHERPDLKAIRVQLDKYKVIEESARNNTLPTLEAEGSLTMSETDDRLRQTLDVTDRVWQFSLRFEHGFFDVSDSELWVQSKIASRQITRTIEETKRQITISIRELGRQLKMLSDDINYLELAEKIASEQLELSRLTYKEGLINNRDLIIAENDYTAARIDHIRATYDYLSTVARLNRAIGR, from the coding sequence TTGAATAGGAAAATTCTCAGAATCTCTGATGGAAAGGCGGGCAGATATCTACCCGCCTTTTCTTTTGGCCTTATGCGATGCTGCCTAGCCGTGCTCTGCGTCCTTTTGGGCGCGAACCTGACGGCGGACGCCAAATCAGAGAAAGAGGTGGGCAACGGGCAGATTCTCCCCCCCCAATCCCCGGGCGAGGCGCTCCACCTCTCGTTGCAGGACTGTTTGGACATTGCCCTCCGAGAGAATCTGGGGTTGATGAATCAGAAAGACTCAGTCCTGACCACGAGATCGCAGCTCGCTATCGAGAAGAACAGCTTCCAGCCGAATCTGGGCACAACATATACAGGCTCAATCTATAACTCTCATCTCGTGCAGGATTACGAGAACTTCGCCAGCCTATCGCTTGCACAAAGACACAAATACGGCGGCGGCTTCTCACTGACAAGCAGCCTCGACTGGACTGAGCATACAGCCGACTACTACACAGAAGCGGCGAGCATGCTCGATCTGGACACCTCCAGCTATAGATCTCAGTTCAGAAGCTCGCTTGCGCTCTCGGTCTCCCAACAGCTCTTGAAGGGCGCATTCTGGCACGCGGCAACAGCACCGTTGAGACAGGCGAAGTTCGACGTTGCGATCGCTAGGATGGACCTCCAAGACCAGATACTTGACCTCTCGCTCTCGGTCAAACAGGCCTTCTACACTGTCCTGAAATCTCAAAAATACGTCGCAGAAATGGTCTCTGCGCTCGCAGCATCCGAGGAAGACGTGAAGATAGCCCAACTCAGGCTTACAGAGGGGTTGTCGTCGCGACTCGACTACTCCAGGGCGGAGCTCGCGCACGTGAACCGCCAACGGGACCTTGCAACCGCCAAGAAAGGGTTTCAAAGTGCCATCGACGGCCTCGTTGAAATCATGGGCCTAAAGATCGGCACAGAGGTCCTGCCTGTCTCAAACGTTAGCGCGAAACGAGTGCCCATTCAGATAGAGCAATGCGTTGAGACCGCACTGCATGAAAGGCCGGACCTGAAAGCGATTCGAGTGCAGCTTGATAAGTACAAGGTCATTGAGGAAAGCGCCAGAAACAATACGCTGCCGACGCTCGAGGCCGAGGGCAGCCTCACCATGTCGGAGACCGACGACAGGCTCCGTCAGACGCTCGACGTTACGGACCGCGTCTGGCAATTCAGCCTGAGGTTTGAGCACGGGTTCTTCGACGTGTCTGACAGCGAGCTCTGGGTCCAGTCGAAGATCGCGTCGCGCCAGATAACAAGAACGATCGAGGAGACCAAGCGCCAGATAACCATTTCAATACGCGAGCTGGGCAGACAGCTCAAGATGCTCTCGGACGACATAAATTATCTCGAACTTGCCGAGAAGATCGCTTCCGAACAACTTGAATTGTCTCGTCTAACCTACAAGGAAGGTCTGATCAACAACAGAGACCTTATTATCGCAGAGAACGACTACACGGCAGCGCGAATCGACCACATCCGTGCAACCTATGATTACCTCAGCACCGTCGCGAGACTTAACCGCGCAATCGGAAGATGA